A region of the Sinorhizobium arboris LMG 14919 genome:
GTTCAAGACGATGCAATTCCTTCTGCGACATGGTGATCAAACAAGACATGACGACTCCGAACGCTCATGGTCTCAACCACGCATCACGTCGCCAGTCTTCCTTCCAAACGTTGACGTTTGAGCAGCATCCCAAGAGGCGACGACCGTCGCATCTCTAACTGGCTCATATGTCGCATCTCTAAAATGCCGCTACATGATTTTGTCGCATAAGATAGATTATGGAACTAACCTGTGCAGGCGCGAACCGACGAAAACCACAGTGAATCAGTGGATTGGAGGAAGTCTCTGATACAGGACTTCATGCGTCTTCCGCCGTCGGCCGTTCTATATCGAACTCCAGGCGCATCATGTCGTAAGCCGGTTCCACATGGTCCGGCGTTTCGCCGCACACGGTTTCGTAATCCATTGGCACATGCATGTGCGTGAGCACCGCACGCTTCGGCTGCAGCCGGTTGATCCAGCTGAGCGACTGCACCAGGGACAAGTGACTCGGGTGGAACTTGTACTGCAGCGTGTCGATGACGAGCAGATCGAGCCCGGCAAGTTTCTCGATCGTTTCTGCCGGAAAGTCGCTGACGTCGCTGCAATAGGCAAAATCGCCGATCCGAAAGCCGAGAGAATGAACGTTGCCGTGAAATTGCATCAGCGGCGCGAACGAGATCGGGCCGCCGGCGCCGTGGATGGTCAAGGGTGGCAGGTCGTCCGGAATGACATAGGGTTCGACGATCGGCGGATAGCCGCTCCCAGGTGGCGACTCGAGGCAGTAGCGGAAGCCGTCGCGAATGCGGGCCATCGTGGACGCATCGGCCCAGATCGGCACGCGCCTGCGATTTTCGATGACGAAACCGCGGAGATCGTCGATTCCGTGCAGATGGTCTGCATGGGCATGGGTATAAAGCACGGCGTCGATGTGGCGTACATTGGCCGCGATCATCTGAGCGCGGAAATCGGGGCCGGTGTCGATCACCACGGTCGTCTTGCCGCCGTCCGAGGCAAGCTGTTCTACAAGCAGTGCCGCCCGCATGCGACGGTTGCGGGGGTTCGACGGGTCGCAGGCGCCCCAATCACCGGTGATGCGCGGCACGCCCGGCGACGAGCCGCAGCCCAGAATGGTGAAGGCCCGCCGAAACGCCATTTCAAAGCCTCGGCATCTTCGAGAAGATCCTGAAGGCGTTTTCGGTTGTGATCTCGGCAATTTCCTCCCTGGAGACGCCGATGGTTTGCGCCAGGACCTCGGCCGTGTGCGCCACGTAAGCCGGTTCGTTGCGCTTGCCGCGGAACGGCTTCGGCGCCAGATAGGGTGCGTCCGTCTCCACGATTATCCGATCGCGCGGGACCGTTCTGGCGATGTCTCTCAGCTCTTCGGACTTCGGGAATGTCAGGATACCCGAAAAGGAAACATAACCGCCGAGCTCGACGCCGATCCGGGCGAGGTCTGGACCGGACGAGAAGCAATGCAGAAGGAAGGGAAAAGCGCCCTTCCCCGATTCCTCGGATAGAATGGTGGCCATGTCGTCGTCGGCCGACCTGCTATGGATGACGAGCGGCAGCCCCGTCGTTCGCGCTGCCGCGATATGCCGCTTCAATCCCTCCGCCTGCGCGTCGCGCGGCGCGTTGTCGTAAAAATAATCGAGCCCCGCCTCGCCGATCGCGACCACCTTGGGATGGGCGGACAGCCGAACGAGGTCGTCGGCGGTGATGTCCAGTTCCTCATCGGCATTATGCGGATGCGTGCCGACCGAGCAGAAGACGTTAGGATATTTCGCGGCAATTGCCAGGATCGTATCGAACCGTTTCACCCGGGTCGAAATCGTCACCATCTGCGCCACGCCTGCCTCGCGCGCCCGCGCGACGATCGCGTCGCGCTCGGCTTCGAAATCCGGAAAATCCAGGTGGCAATGGGTATCGATCAGCATGCTTTCGCCTTACGCTTCCGGTGCCACATAGCGCGGGAAGACCGGCTTGGGCGCTTCGAGCGCCGTCCCGGAAACGAGGCGCCCAGCTTCGCCGAGATGCGCAAAATCGCGGCGATCGGCCGATACAGCGACGAGGTCGAGGAGTTTTCCCGCCGCCTCCGGCATGAATGGCTGCAGAAGGATCGCGACCTGGCGCACGACCTCCGCCGTGACGTAGAGCACCGTTGCCATGCGGTTCGGATCGGTCTTTTTCAGCGCCCAGGGTTCCTGGCCTGCGAAGTAGCGGTCAGTCTCGGATACGACAGCGATGATCGCCGCAAGTGCGCGATGAATGAGCTGCCGGTCCATTTCCGCGCGTGCGGTGTCGATCAGCGAGTCGGCGGCGGCAAGCATCGCCTTGTCCTCGTCCGTCAGCGGACCGCACAGCGGGATCTGGCCGTCGCAGTTCTTGACGATCATCGACAGAGAACGGCTGGCGAGATTGCCGATACCGTTGGCGAGGTCGGAATTGATGCGGGTTGCGATCCCCTCCTCGCTGTAGCTGCCGTCCTGGCCGAACGACACCTCGCGCAGGAAGAAATAGCGGATCTGGTCGAGGCCGAAGTGCTCGACCAGATTGAACGGATCGACCACGTTGCCGAGCGACTTCGACATCTTCTCGCCCTTGTTGAGCAGGAAGCCGTGAGCGAAGATTCGCTTGGGAAGCGGAAGACCGGCCGACATCAGGAATGCGGGCCAATAGACGGCATGGAAACGGATTATGTCCTTGCCGATGACGTGGATGTTCGCCGGCCAGAACTTCGCGCGCGGCCCCGTCGGATCAGTCAGATAGCCGGTGGCAGTGATGTAGTTGGTCAGCGCGTCGACCCAGACGTACATGACATGTGCCGGATCGTTCGGGACCTTGATACCCCAATCGAATGTCGTGCGGGACACGGAGAGATCCTTAAGCCCCGATTTGACGAAGGAGATGACCTCATTGCGCCGCTCGGCAGGTCCGATGAAGTCGGGATTTTCCTCGTAATGCTTCAGGAGCTTGTCCTGGTAGGCGGACAGCCGGAAGAAATAGCTCTCCTCCTCCACCCACTCCACGGGCGTCCCTTGCGCTCCGTAACGTACGCCGTCGTCGCGCAGCTCCGTCTCGTTCTCCTGATAAAATGCCTCGTCTCGAACGGAATACCAACCGGCGTACGAATCCTTGTAGAGGTCGCCCGCCGCGTCCATGCGGATCCAGATCTCCTGCGATGCCTCGTGGTGACGCTTTTCGGTCGTGCGGATGAAATCGTCGTTGGAGGCGTTGAGCAGCCGCGCCATATTCTGGAACTCGGCCGAATTGCGCGCGGCAAGCTCCTGCGGTGAAATTCCTTCCTTCTTCGCCGTCTGCTGCATCTTCTGCCCATGCTCGTCCGTTCCGGTCAGGAAGAAGACTTCGCGCCCGTCGAGCCGCTGGAAGCGCGCCATGGCATCCGTCGCGATCAGCTCATAGGCGTGACCGATATGCGGCTTGCCGTTCGGATAGGAAATCGCGGTGGTGATGTAGAACGGGGACGTATCTCTCATAGCGGGCTTCGGTATCCTCGGGATCGGAACTATGGG
Encoded here:
- a CDS encoding MBL fold metallo-hydrolase, with the protein product MAFRRAFTILGCGSSPGVPRITGDWGACDPSNPRNRRMRAALLVEQLASDGGKTTVVIDTGPDFRAQMIAANVRHIDAVLYTHAHADHLHGIDDLRGFVIENRRRVPIWADASTMARIRDGFRYCLESPPGSGYPPIVEPYVIPDDLPPLTIHGAGGPISFAPLMQFHGNVHSLGFRIGDFAYCSDVSDFPAETIEKLAGLDLLVIDTLQYKFHPSHLSLVQSLSWINRLQPKRAVLTHMHVPMDYETVCGETPDHVEPAYDMMRLEFDIERPTAEDA
- a CDS encoding TatD family hydrolase → MLIDTHCHLDFPDFEAERDAIVARAREAGVAQMVTISTRVKRFDTILAIAAKYPNVFCSVGTHPHNADEELDITADDLVRLSAHPKVVAIGEAGLDYFYDNAPRDAQAEGLKRHIAAARTTGLPLVIHSRSADDDMATILSEESGKGAFPFLLHCFSSGPDLARIGVELGGYVSFSGILTFPKSEELRDIARTVPRDRIIVETDAPYLAPKPFRGKRNEPAYVAHTAEVLAQTIGVSREEIAEITTENAFRIFSKMPRL
- the metG gene encoding methionine--tRNA ligase yields the protein MRDTSPFYITTAISYPNGKPHIGHAYELIATDAMARFQRLDGREVFFLTGTDEHGQKMQQTAKKEGISPQELAARNSAEFQNMARLLNASNDDFIRTTEKRHHEASQEIWIRMDAAGDLYKDSYAGWYSVRDEAFYQENETELRDDGVRYGAQGTPVEWVEEESYFFRLSAYQDKLLKHYEENPDFIGPAERRNEVISFVKSGLKDLSVSRTTFDWGIKVPNDPAHVMYVWVDALTNYITATGYLTDPTGPRAKFWPANIHVIGKDIIRFHAVYWPAFLMSAGLPLPKRIFAHGFLLNKGEKMSKSLGNVVDPFNLVEHFGLDQIRYFFLREVSFGQDGSYSEEGIATRINSDLANGIGNLASRSLSMIVKNCDGQIPLCGPLTDEDKAMLAAADSLIDTARAEMDRQLIHRALAAIIAVVSETDRYFAGQEPWALKKTDPNRMATVLYVTAEVVRQVAILLQPFMPEAAGKLLDLVAVSADRRDFAHLGEAGRLVSGTALEAPKPVFPRYVAPEA